The DNA segment aagctttaaaaaaaaaaaaaaaaatgaaacctttaGGGAAATTTGGTCCTGGAAATGAAGtttccaataatttttttcaatcatGCCCAAATCCGAACTGAATTAGACAAAACAAACTCCTTAATTCCAGAAAGACACTCACATTTTAGGTAATTCCACAGAGTTTTCAGAGCCCTTAGAGAAATAACTTTACCCTCAGAGAACAGTATTAGTACCGGGTGTCTGAGCTTCTCTGCTCCGTGTGCTGAAGGCGGCACCTGGAGGAAAAACTGGGGCCTGCTGGCTGCTCGGCTGGTGGGCGGCTGAGCACACAGGGCCTGGCCACGGCTGCAGCACACGAAGCAGGGGGTTTGCTTGCAGATCAGAAGTTTATTAGTGGATGCGTCTGGGCTAGCGGGAGTTCACACACTAGGTCACTACAGCATGGTGTGCTGGCTGCAGACGGGGAGAGGGCGTGCTGCTCGGTGATGTCACcccaagaagatggcaggcttCGCTGCTGGGTCCGAGGAGCCAGGGCCTGGAGCCAGCGCCATCAGAGAGATGCCACTTCTGTCTCCAGCACCTGAGCTGGGGGGAGGAGGCCCTTTAAGATCTCCGTGTAGTAGGGGCCGAACACCTGCTGATTGTGGTGTGTGAGGCTGACGAACTTCTGGCCCAGTTCTGCCAGCTCTGCCTCGATGAGGGTGAGGCCTCCAGGGAGGTCCAGCAGAGACCGCTGCACACCAAGAACCAAACAGCATTTGAGGAACAAGTAGATCCGCTGATCTGTGAGCAGGGAAAGACAGTGAGAAGGCAAATAACTTCAGGGAGACACACTGCCCACCACACTCCTAACTTCAAAGTCAAACGAGATACGCACtacccacccactcacccagAAAGACATCTGTTTTGTTTGGAAAGGGACCCAGCTCCTAAGGACAGAGAGAAGATCCAAAACTACTGGGCTAGTACATTTCTATTCAAAAGATTCCTAAAGTATCCGTCAGATAGGTCCTAGTGTCTGATGCAACAGGATGATCTTCGACTGACCCTTCAGATGGCTGAGGTTAGAGCAAAGTCAAGTTCACAGCTGCCAATTCAACATGGGAGAGGGGAAATCCCTGCTTTGGGGACATGTCCTAATTCAGCATCAATTTCTTGTTGGCAGGGGGTGGGTGTCACATgtcttggactgtagccagaaATGACCCAGAAAGTCAAGGATGACTTAACCAAGTTGGACAGTATGCCACACCGAGAAGCTATGAATTGCTGGTGCAAATCTCCCTTAGAACCAATAGAATCAGCCtttactttttatcttttaaaaaaatttttggttgCACCTCACAGCATGTAGAACTTCCccgaccaagaatcaaacctgagcCGTGGAacgtggggtcttaaccactggaccacagggaaaccTCACAGTGGCAGTCTTTAAACCAAAAGGGATATATTTTCAACTCAGCATTTTGCAAAAACTAAAGTCTACCCAGCGACTTGTCTAGTTATCATGCTTTTTATTGGTGGCTTGGTGAGCAATGTCCAGGGGTCGGGATCGGCCTCTCCCCTCACCATTCTCACCCCAACGGGCACACTCACCAATGACGCTGCGGACACAGTTCTCCTTCCTGGCGACGTCCTGGAGCTGCCCTATCAGAGAGCCCGTGTTGTCGCTGCTCAGAGCAGCCAGGCCCATGTTCTTGAGGCTCTGGTGGATCTCCTGAGCCACCTGTTCACTCATAGTCAGCATAGCCTCCTCCTCAGGCCTAGACCATGGAGGAGAGCGAGTTGGGACCCAGGGGTGGCCACGAGCCCCGACGCTCCACACCGTAAGTCGGGCCCGCACCAGGGAGACGCCCAGCCACCCTGCCGCCCTCATCCCAGACCCTGGGAGCTTGAGCCCCGTGGGCAGGgcagtgtttccactgttaccctcCAGACAGTATTCTCTGTATGACACCACGTTCttcttagaaaacaaactataaAACCAACTCTGGACAGGGGTTGCATATCCACTCAGAACGTTCCAACTCCATGTAATTTAAATATGTGCACTTTTAAGACTTTCTTGGACGTTTTCCATGGTCATCTGTCCTACTCTCACCAATTACAATGACCCGGCCTTCtgattccactttttcctcttccagggtGTGTCACCCTGCACTCAGTGGACGCTCAATCCACACTGCTGACTGGCTCCTGGAGTTAGGTAAGACCAGcccacacaactagagaaagattCCTCTGAAGCAACAACATAATGAATCACTTTATAGTACACAGTCCTCCATACTGCCCCGCCGGAagaaagtttcctttttctttgttagAAGTctcaagaagagaagggagataAATTGGAAGACTGAGACTGACGTATATATTCACTACTACGTATAAAACAGGTcactaataaggacctgctgtgtagcacagagcGCTCTGCTCGATACTCGGCAATGGCCTgcgggaaaagaatcttaaaaaagcgGATAAATTATGACCGATCTACGTTGCTGtgcgcctgaaactaacacaacattgtaaatcaattatgcctgaataaaaattttaaaaaagcagcctCGAGAGCACTTAAGGAAAGACACCCTGCATCTCTGTGGCTGAGTCCACAGGGCCTTTCTGCGGTTCGCAGGAGCGCGAGGCATCCTGCCTCAGCGCCCTGTGCTCACACCACTTTGGTCTAAAGCAGAACTCTGCAGCTCACCTGGACTTGAACTCCTCCAACAGGGCTTTGGTTACACGTTTCAGCTTATCCACAAACTGAGGTGAGCCAAACAGAACGCTGCCAGAGAAGCTGCTGGAAACCAGCAAGACGGAGGCCAGGATGGTTAGCTGGCGCAGCTGTGCCTCCAGCTCCTGCAGCCGCGCTCTGTCCGTCAGCAGGGTCTGGGGGGCCAGGCAGGCAGGCCGTCAGCAGGGCAGCCCCGGGCAGGCCCTGCGGCCCGCACCACAGGGCCGGGCGCCCCCTCCTACCTCAGGGAACTCGTCGTCTTCAGGGTCCCAGAGGAGGAGGTTCAGGAAGCCCTGGGACAGCACCATGGTGGGGCTGAGGGGCTCCGGGCTGCTGGCCGCCTCGCTGGGGGAGGAACAGGCCGAGCTGGAGGCGTCGGCAGCATCGGGGCCGGGGCCGCTGGGCAGCGGCGCAGACAGCTCTGTGGCCGCGCGGGTCAGCCAGCGGGTGGTGTGATCCAGGAGGCCTGTGCAGAGCGGAGGCCCCCCTCAGCACGGCCCCTGTGGCCTGGGGACCGCGGCTGGAGGTCTCCTCCCCTCAGGAGGGACACGCTTTGGTCGGGGGTCTTTCTGGCCTTCTGCAGCCCCTAGTCTGAGCGAGAAACTCTGTTCCTAAACAGAGGCAGAGTTCCCGCTCACATCATAAAGCCAGAACCCAAGGTcatactccccacccccacacccgcCTTCCCTCAAGTTTATATACATACCGGGCTGCTTGTTGAGAAGGTCCTGAAATTTCGCTCGTTCGAACTGGATGGAATGTTCCTGCAGCTGGGGCTGAAGGCTCTGGATAGTGTAGTTCACCATGTCCATTTTCATCAGGCTCAGAACCTGGAAGATCCCTCTGACACAGGAGAAAACAGAGTATTTGTACTATGAAGGGatgtttccttgctttctccaggggtGGCGGGTGGTGGGGGATGGAGGGGACCTACACAGATATCATTAAATCACTGTATTCtagaggtgggaggggcttcagATATCATTAAATCACTGTATTCtagaggtgggaggggcttcagATATCATTAAATCACTGTATTCtagaggtgggaggggcttcagATATCATTAAATCACTGTATTCTAGAGGTGGGAGGGGCTCTAGGACTCGCCTCTGAAATTTACAAAAGATGGCACTGTGGCCCAGGACCCAAGGCCCAGGGTGAATGACTGGCAGAACTAGGAGCAAGTAAGTCTCTGGATGTTACAGCCTTTGGACTTTTCCACACCAGTCATTCTGtgtctctttaaaaacaaaaaggagtcAGTAGAAGGAAATACATCAGCATGACAACAAATCTCTCTGAACAGTAAGATTACAGCTGATGCTATTTCTGGacaactcactttttttttttttaactttctgggTCTTGGTTTCTATAACTCTGAAAAAGGGATAGTCTCCAATCTCTATCTTCAGACTGTGTGAACTACAGTGAGAAAGCCTGGCATAGGGGTGTCTccgttccttggaagaaaggatTACATACTCCAGTGACCTACGGTAGGATGGTATACAGGGGGCCAAATCAATCTAAGGCCATcttcagaaaagaaaagtgaatggGCCACGGCAAAGAGGAGTCAGGCAGGTCTTCAGTCGGGAAGAGACAGTGGCTGTGAGCCAGTGTTCCGCCCAGCTGTGCCCGGCCCGGTGGTCAAGCTTCACACCTCAGTAACCGAACAGGGTCTGAGATGTTCTCCAATTTCTGCACTGCCTCATCACGAACCGGTGCACACAGTAGAGTCATCATGTTGAGAATGTACTTGGAGAGATGAGGGACATTCAGGGACCCGTGTTCTGCTTCCTGCTTAAGGAGGCCCATGTCCAGGGCTTCTTCGATCTCACTTCTCAGGCGGTTCTGGCGCGGTAATAACAGTGACAGCAGGATCTGCCCAGGAAAGGAAGTCAGAGGATGCGATGCTTTCTGTTCAGAGCCCCCACCTCTCTCTAACGGACAATCCCCCCCTTCAGCCAGAGACATCCCAACCTATGTCTTTTAAGGGTCGGAAGTTCGGTCCCTtacaaaaagcacatgaaaagatgctcagcatcac comes from the Capricornis sumatraensis isolate serow.1 chromosome 22, serow.2, whole genome shotgun sequence genome and includes:
- the TCP11 gene encoding T-complex protein 11 homolog isoform X2, which produces MTDVKENVPGKDPGDAESRPCKPESSGPTQEDKSSLRDHPSRLRNTVSDVSKLSSEVGMNRDFRVEEKVLPPGSLEGRIRETMHDAFWEHLKERLSATPPDFSWALELLKEIKEILLSLLLPRQNRLRSEIEEALDMGLLKQEAEHGSLNVPHLSKYILNMMTLLCAPVRDEAVQKLENISDPVRLLRGIFQVLSLMKMDMVNYTIQSLQPQLQEHSIQFERAKFQDLLNKQPGLLDHTTRWLTRAATELSAPLPSGPGPDAADASSSACSSPSEAASSPEPLSPTMVLSQGFLNLLLWDPEDDEFPETLLTDRARLQELEAQLRQLTILASVLLVSSSFSGSVLFGSPQFVDKLKRVTKALLEEFKSRPEEEAMLTMSEQVAQEIHQSLKNMGLAALSSDNTGSLIGQLQDVARKENCVRSVIDQRIYLFLKCCLVLGVQRSLLDLPGGLTLIEAELAELGQKFVSLTHHNQQVFGPYYTEILKGLLPPAQVLETEVASL
- the TCP11 gene encoding T-complex protein 11 homolog isoform X4, whose amino-acid sequence is MNRDFRVEEKVLPPGSLEGRIRETMHDAFWEHLKERLSATPPDFSWALELLKEIKEILLSLLLPRQNRLRSEIEEALDMGLLKQEAEHGSLNVPHLSKYILNMMTLLCAPVRDEAVQKLENISDPVRLLRGIFQVLSLMKMDMVNYTIQSLQPQLQEHSIQFERAKFQDLLNKQPGLLDHTTRWLTRAATELSAPLPSGPGPDAADASSSACSSPSEAASSPEPLSPTMVLSQGFLNLLLWDPEDDEFPETLLTDRARLQELEAQLRQLTILASVLLVSSSFSGSVLFGSPQFVDKLKRVTKALLEEFKSRPEEEAMLTMSEQVAQEIHQSLKNMGLAALSSDNTGSLIGQLQDVARKENCVRSVIAQVLETEVASL
- the TCP11 gene encoding T-complex protein 11 homolog isoform X3 — translated: MHDAFWEHLKERLSATPPDFSWALELLKEIKENRLRSEIEEALDMGLLKQEAEHGSLNVPHLSKYILNMMTLLCAPVRDEAVQKLENISDPVRLLRGIFQVLSLMKMDMVNYTIQSLQPQLQEHSIQFERAKFQDLLNKQPGLLDHTTRWLTRAATELSAPLPSGPGPDAADASSSACSSPSEAASSPEPLSPTMVLSQGFLNLLLWDPEDDEFPETLLTDRARLQELEAQLRQLTILASVLLVSSSFSGSVLFGSPQFVDKLKRVTKALLEEFKSRPEEEAMLTMSEQVAQEIHQSLKNMGLAALSSDNTGSLIGQLQDVARKENCVRSVIDQRIYLFLKCCLVLGVQRSLLDLPGGLTLIEAELAELGQKFVSLTHHNQQVFGPYYTEILKGLLPPAQVLETEVASL
- the TCP11 gene encoding T-complex protein 11 homolog isoform X1, whose amino-acid sequence is MTDVKENVPGKDPGDAESRPCKPESSGPTQEDKSSLRDHPSRSFGCTSYLLSVTGLRNTVSDVSKLSSEVGMNRDFRVEEKVLPPGSLEGRIRETMHDAFWEHLKERLSATPPDFSWALELLKEIKEILLSLLLPRQNRLRSEIEEALDMGLLKQEAEHGSLNVPHLSKYILNMMTLLCAPVRDEAVQKLENISDPVRLLRGIFQVLSLMKMDMVNYTIQSLQPQLQEHSIQFERAKFQDLLNKQPGLLDHTTRWLTRAATELSAPLPSGPGPDAADASSSACSSPSEAASSPEPLSPTMVLSQGFLNLLLWDPEDDEFPETLLTDRARLQELEAQLRQLTILASVLLVSSSFSGSVLFGSPQFVDKLKRVTKALLEEFKSRPEEEAMLTMSEQVAQEIHQSLKNMGLAALSSDNTGSLIGQLQDVARKENCVRSVIDQRIYLFLKCCLVLGVQRSLLDLPGGLTLIEAELAELGQKFVSLTHHNQQVFGPYYTEILKGLLPPAQVLETEVASL